A single Brassica rapa cultivar Chiifu-401-42 chromosome A04, CAAS_Brap_v3.01, whole genome shotgun sequence DNA region contains:
- the LOC103847601 gene encoding acyl-coenzyme A oxidase 4, peroxisomal-like, translating into MTVLSSADRDNAEKKVKSSYFDLPPMEISAAFPQATPASKFPPCTSDYYNFNDLLTPEEQAVRKRVREFMEKEVAPIMTEYWEKAEFPFHIIPKFGALGVAGGSIKGYGCPGLSITANAIATAEISRVDASCGTFNLVHTSLGMLTIALCGSEAQKQKYLPDLAQMKTVTCWALTEPDNGSDASALTTTATKVEGGWVLEGQKRWIGNSTFADLLVILARNTTTNQVNGFLVQKDAPGLTVTKIPNKIGLRIVQNGDILLKNVFVPDEERLPGVNSFQDTSKVLAVSRVMVAWQPIGISMGVYDMCHRYLMERKQFGAPLAAFQLNQQKLVKMLGNVQAMFMMGWRLCKLYESGQMTPGQASLGKAWISSKARETASLGRELLGGNGVVGDFLVAKAFGDLEPIFTYEGTYDINTLVTGREVTGIASFKPPASRGRSRL; encoded by the exons ATGACTGTGCTCTCATCTGCAGATCGTG ATAATGCTGAGAAGAAGGTGAAGAGTTCGTATTTTGATTTGCCGCCTATGGAGATATCTGCAGCGTTTCCTCAAGCAACACCAGCCTCTAAGTTTCCACCGTGCA CTTCAGATTATTATAATTTCAATGATCTATTGACTCCGGAGGAACAGGCTGTTCGGAAGAGGGTGAGAGAGTTCATGGAGAAAGAAGTGGCTCCCATAATGACTGAG TACTGGGAGAAGGCAGAGTTTCCTTTCCATATCATTCCAAAGTTTGGAGCTTTGGGTGTTGCTGGTGGCTCCATCAAG GGTTATGGCTGTCCTGGCCTCTCCATCACAGCCAATGCTATTGCTACAGCGGAAATATCTAGAGTTGATGCAAGCTGTGGGACTTTTAATTTGGTGCATACCTCTTTGGGCATGCTTACTATTG CTCTTTGTGGATCAGAAGCACAGAAGCAGAAATATTTGCCTGATTTGGCTCAGATGAAAACTGTGACTTGTTGG GCTTTGACAGAACCTGACAATGGAAGCGATGCAAGTGCTCTAACAACAACTGCCACAAAG GTGGAAGGAGGTTGGGTGCTTGAGGGACAAAAGCGTTGGATTGGAAACAGCACTTTTGCAGATCTTTTGGTCATCCTTGCTAGGAATACGACAACGAACCAAGTCAACGG ATTTTTAGTCCAGAAAGATGCGCCTGGCCTAACGGTTACGAAGATCCCAAATAAAATAGGTTTACGTATTGTTCAGAATGGAGACATTCTACTAAAGAATGTCTTTGTTCCGGATGAGGAGCGGTTACCTGGGGTAAATTCATTTCAGGACACAAGCAAG GTCCTGGCTGTCTCACGTGTAATGGTGGCCTGGCAACCAATTGGTATATCAATGGGAGTCTACGATATGTGTCACAG GTATCTAATGGAGAGGAAACAGTTTGGAGCACCGTTGGCTGCATTCCAGTTAAACCAACAGAAGCTTGTGAAGATGCTGGGCAATGTTCAAGCAATGTTTATGATGGGTTGGCGCCTCTGCAAGCTATATGAGTCGGGTCAGATGACTCCAGGTCAAGCCAGTTTAGGAAAG GCATGGATTTCATCCAAGGCAAGGGAAACTGCTTCGCTAGGTCGGGAGTTACTCGGTGGGAATGGAGTTGTAGGGGATTTTCTGGTGGCAAAG GCTTTCGGTGACCTTGAACCCATTTTTACATACGAAGGGACGTACGACATAAACACCTTAGTGACGGGGAGGGAAGTTACCGGGATTGCGAGTTTCAAACCCCCAGCTTCACGGGGCCGTAGCCGTCTTTAA